A DNA window from Microcystis aeruginosa NIES-843 contains the following coding sequences:
- a CDS encoding GDSL-type esterase/lipase family protein — MQTLPPPTKDKDAIMTHPLKIVALGDSLVYGYGDPVGGGWAERLRRLWMESAGHALYNLGIRGDRVVQVSERLEQEFRLRGEIRNRLPDLILLSVGVNDTARLGRPDGRTYTDHDLFQTQIEHLLGRARSLCPVLFIGMIPVDERKMPFLDCFYFNHRDQYRFKETTKQACLEQNIPYLDLFDLWMNRGDLWCQERLMEDGLHPNVQGYQSILEDILNWSPLTSFVGVDGFIQPFTGIAEK; from the coding sequence ATGCAAACTCTTCCTCCTCCTACTAAAGACAAAGACGCAATCATGACCCATCCCCTCAAAATCGTCGCTTTAGGAGATAGCCTTGTTTATGGCTATGGCGACCCCGTGGGTGGCGGTTGGGCCGAACGCCTACGTCGTTTGTGGATGGAAAGTGCCGGTCATGCCCTGTATAATTTGGGGATTCGCGGCGATCGAGTGGTACAAGTGTCCGAACGTTTAGAACAGGAATTTCGTCTCAGGGGAGAAATTCGCAATCGTCTCCCCGACCTGATTCTTCTCTCCGTCGGTGTTAATGATACAGCCCGTTTAGGCCGGCCCGATGGTCGTACTTATACCGATCACGATCTTTTTCAAACTCAAATTGAACATTTACTCGGCCGGGCCCGTTCTCTTTGCCCGGTTTTGTTTATAGGTATGATTCCCGTGGATGAGCGGAAAATGCCCTTTTTAGATTGCTTTTACTTCAACCATCGCGATCAGTATCGTTTTAAAGAAACCACTAAACAAGCTTGTCTAGAGCAAAATATTCCCTATCTCGATTTATTTGATCTCTGGATGAACCGGGGTGATCTGTGGTGTCAAGAAAGATTAATGGAAGATGGACTTCATCCCAATGTCCAGGGCTATCAATCAATTTTAGAGGATATTTTAAACTGGTCGCCCCTCACCTCCTTTGTCGGTGTGGATGGTTTTATTCAACCGTTCACAGGAATTGCCGAAAAGTGA
- a CDS encoding GNAT family N-acetyltransferase: protein MNYSIRAAVATDVKAIFDLIVALAAYQELSHLMTGNSQALGEHLFGEKPYIEALVVEVEGKIVGFALFFANYSTFITKPGIYLEDIFVLPDYRSQGIGKALLMAVAKIAVARDAGLLEWTVLEWNQREHLTFVTPKSGFYVKLF, encoded by the coding sequence ATGAATTATTCCATCCGTGCCGCCGTTGCTACCGATGTCAAGGCTATTTTTGACTTAATTGTCGCCTTAGCGGCCTATCAAGAACTCAGCCATTTGATGACAGGAAATAGTCAAGCTTTAGGGGAGCATTTATTCGGAGAAAAACCCTACATCGAAGCATTGGTGGTGGAAGTAGAGGGTAAAATAGTCGGTTTTGCCCTATTTTTTGCTAACTATTCCACCTTTATAACTAAACCGGGGATTTACCTAGAAGATATCTTCGTTTTACCCGATTATCGCAGTCAAGGTATCGGGAAAGCTTTACTAATGGCTGTGGCTAAAATTGCCGTCGCTAGGGATGCAGGACTTTTAGAATGGACTGTCTTAGAGTGGAATCAACGGGAGCATCTCACCTTTGTAACCCCTAAATCAGGTTTTTATGTCAAGCTATTTTGA
- a CDS encoding methylenetetrahydrofolate reductase: MTTRLRRAVQDREFLITAEITPPKGGNASHMLEMALWLKNRVHAANITDGSRAVVRMSSLAASAILYQHDIEPICQMACRDRNVIGLQADLMGAHALGLRNILALTGDPVKAGDHPQARAVFDLESVRLLKLIDKLNKGFDFNDKSLPDGPLELFAGAAVDVQSKSKSGLQRRFERKIEAGAQFFQSQLVTDFECLDKFMQQVASLADKPILAGIFLLKSAKNAVFLNKNVPGVQIPDHIIQRLADAAHPLEEGIKIAAEQIKLAQQLCQGVHIMAIKREDLVPKILDVAGIPPVHN, translated from the coding sequence ATGACTACTCGTTTACGACGCGCGGTTCAAGACCGAGAATTTTTGATTACAGCCGAGATTACTCCCCCGAAAGGGGGTAATGCCAGTCATATGCTAGAAATGGCCCTCTGGCTAAAAAATCGTGTTCATGCGGCTAACATTACCGATGGCAGTCGCGCCGTAGTGCGAATGTCCTCTCTGGCTGCCTCCGCTATTCTCTATCAACACGACATCGAACCCATCTGTCAAATGGCCTGTCGCGATCGCAATGTGATCGGATTACAAGCAGATCTCATGGGCGCTCATGCTTTGGGATTGAGAAATATACTAGCTTTAACTGGAGATCCCGTCAAAGCAGGAGATCACCCCCAGGCTAGAGCAGTTTTTGACCTAGAATCGGTACGTTTGTTAAAATTAATCGATAAATTGAATAAAGGTTTTGACTTTAACGATAAATCTTTACCGGATGGACCCCTAGAACTTTTTGCTGGGGCTGCCGTTGATGTGCAGTCAAAAAGTAAGTCTGGTCTTCAACGCCGTTTTGAGCGTAAAATCGAAGCGGGAGCGCAGTTTTTTCAAAGTCAATTAGTTACGGATTTCGAGTGTCTTGATAAGTTCATGCAGCAGGTGGCCTCGCTGGCCGATAAACCGATTCTAGCGGGGATTTTTCTGTTAAAATCAGCTAAAAACGCCGTATTTTTAAATAAAAATGTGCCGGGGGTACAAATTCCCGACCATATCATTCAAAGACTCGCCGATGCAGCCCATCCCCTCGAAGAAGGCATCAAAATCGCCGCCGAACAAATAAAATTAGCCCAGCAGTTATGTCAAGGTGTCCACATCATGGCGATTAAACGGGAGGATTTAGTCCCAAAAATTCTCGACGTGGCCGGTATCCCGCCAGTACATAACTGA
- the clpB gene encoding ATP-dependent chaperone ClpB, translated as MQPTDSNKFTEQAWDSIVKSQEIARRFKNQTLEVEHVIIALLEQNNGLATRILQKANIEIPRLQQQLEVFTNRQPKVAIVDQLYLGRGLDLLLDRAEASRESWQDKFISVEHLLVGFAEDERVGRKCLRTFNLDPQDLELAIKAIRGTQKVTEPNQEEKYEALDKYGRDLTAAAKEGKLDPVIGRDEEIRRVVQVLSRRSKNNPVLIGEPGVGKTAIAEGLAQRIINGDVPESLKNRQLISLDMGSLIAGAKYRGEFEERLRSVMKEVTQSEGRIILFIDELHTVVGAGSREGGSMDAGNLLKPMLARGELRCIGATTLDEYRNHIEKDPPLERRFQQVYIKEPSVEDTISILRGLKERYEVHHGVTITDSALVAAATLSHRYISDRFLPDKAIDLVDEAAAKLEVESTTKPADLEMIDRRLMQLRMEKFSLEKEEKKDRAFQERLEKIVEEIEELESKQKPLADQWQTEKHIAEEIKLLREEEEQLRLQVEQAERAYDLNKAAQLKYGKLEILQGELEVKEKELETIQAAGSTLLRQQVTDADIAEIVARWTGIPVNRLMESERQKLLELESHLQKKVVGQNEAVTAVAAAIRRARAGMKDPSRPIGSFLFMGPTGVGKTELARALAGLLFDSEEAMVRIDMSEYMEKHAVSRLIGAPPGYVGYEEGGQLSEAVRRRPYSVVLLDEVEKAHRDVFNILLQVLDDGRITDSQGRVVDFRNTIIVMTSNIGSDHILNVSEDADYEEMRKRVLTALRSHFRPEFLNRIDDLIIFHTLKKEELRYIVRLQLQRLERLLGEQKINLELTTAAENHIVTVGYDPTYGARPLKRAIQRELENPLATKILEQAFMEGDTVVIDCLDEVLSFSKKELEKEEQTLELAVVNLSSD; from the coding sequence ATGCAACCCACAGACTCGAATAAATTTACCGAACAAGCTTGGGATTCAATCGTTAAATCGCAAGAAATTGCGCGACGCTTCAAAAACCAGACCTTAGAGGTGGAACACGTTATTATTGCCCTCCTAGAGCAGAATAACGGTCTAGCCACCCGGATTTTACAAAAAGCTAATATTGAAATTCCCCGACTGCAACAACAGCTAGAAGTCTTCACCAACCGACAGCCGAAAGTGGCCATCGTCGATCAATTATACCTAGGTCGTGGTCTTGATCTGCTGCTCGATCGAGCGGAAGCATCCCGGGAAAGTTGGCAAGATAAATTTATCTCCGTCGAACATCTTCTCGTCGGTTTTGCCGAAGATGAAAGGGTTGGCCGGAAATGTTTACGCACTTTCAATCTTGACCCCCAAGATTTAGAATTAGCCATCAAAGCTATTCGCGGTACTCAAAAGGTTACTGAACCCAATCAAGAGGAAAAATACGAAGCTTTAGATAAATATGGCCGGGATTTAACAGCGGCGGCCAAAGAAGGCAAATTAGACCCGGTTATCGGTCGCGATGAAGAAATTCGACGGGTGGTACAAGTCCTCTCGCGACGGTCGAAAAATAACCCGGTTTTAATCGGTGAACCGGGAGTAGGAAAAACCGCTATTGCGGAAGGATTAGCCCAAAGGATTATTAACGGAGATGTTCCCGAATCTTTGAAAAATCGTCAGTTAATTTCCCTCGATATGGGAAGTTTAATCGCTGGGGCAAAATATCGAGGCGAATTTGAGGAAAGATTGCGGTCAGTCATGAAAGAAGTTACCCAATCAGAAGGGCGAATTATTCTCTTTATTGATGAACTGCATACCGTTGTCGGTGCGGGTTCTAGGGAAGGGGGATCGATGGATGCAGGCAACCTATTAAAACCTATGTTAGCTCGGGGAGAATTGCGCTGTATTGGGGCGACAACTTTGGATGAATATCGCAATCATATTGAAAAAGATCCCCCTTTAGAAAGACGTTTTCAACAGGTTTATATTAAGGAACCTTCCGTGGAGGATACTATCTCGATTCTCCGGGGTTTAAAAGAACGTTATGAGGTGCATCATGGGGTGACAATTACCGATTCGGCCCTAGTGGCAGCAGCTACCTTATCCCATCGTTATATTAGCGATCGTTTTTTACCGGATAAAGCGATCGATTTAGTCGATGAAGCGGCGGCAAAATTAGAGGTAGAAAGTACCACTAAACCCGCCGATTTGGAAATGATAGATCGTCGCTTAATGCAGTTACGGATGGAAAAATTCTCCTTAGAAAAAGAGGAGAAAAAAGATCGAGCTTTTCAAGAGCGTTTAGAAAAAATTGTCGAAGAAATTGAGGAATTAGAAAGTAAACAAAAGCCCCTCGCTGACCAATGGCAAACGGAAAAACATATCGCCGAGGAAATTAAATTATTGCGAGAGGAAGAAGAACAATTGCGCCTACAGGTGGAACAGGCGGAACGAGCTTATGATCTCAATAAAGCGGCCCAATTAAAGTATGGCAAACTAGAGATTTTACAGGGGGAATTAGAAGTAAAAGAAAAAGAACTAGAAACTATTCAAGCGGCAGGTTCGACCCTATTAAGACAACAGGTAACTGATGCTGATATCGCCGAAATCGTTGCCCGGTGGACAGGAATTCCCGTCAATCGTTTAATGGAATCGGAACGACAAAAATTATTAGAATTAGAGTCTCATTTACAGAAAAAAGTTGTCGGACAAAATGAAGCGGTCACGGCAGTAGCAGCGGCGATTCGACGCGCACGCGCAGGAATGAAAGATCCCTCCCGTCCGATTGGTTCATTCCTATTTATGGGACCCACAGGAGTGGGTAAAACCGAGTTAGCGCGGGCCTTAGCAGGGTTACTGTTCGACTCCGAGGAAGCCATGGTTCGCATCGATATGTCGGAATACATGGAAAAACACGCGGTTTCGCGGTTAATCGGCGCTCCTCCGGGTTATGTGGGTTACGAGGAAGGGGGACAACTATCGGAAGCGGTGCGTCGTCGTCCCTATTCTGTGGTTTTATTGGATGAAGTGGAGAAGGCCCATCGGGATGTTTTTAACATTTTATTACAAGTGCTTGACGATGGGCGCATTACCGACTCTCAGGGGCGAGTGGTGGATTTTCGGAATACGATTATCGTCATGACCAGTAATATTGGCAGTGACCATATTTTAAATGTTTCCGAAGATGCCGATTATGAGGAGATGCGGAAACGGGTTTTAACAGCTTTGCGGAGTCATTTTCGTCCCGAATTTTTGAATCGTATCGACGATTTAATTATTTTCCATACCCTGAAAAAAGAAGAATTGCGTTATATTGTTCGTCTGCAATTACAGCGTCTGGAAAGATTATTAGGAGAACAAAAAATCAATCTAGAATTAACTACGGCTGCAGAAAATCATATCGTTACTGTTGGTTACGATCCCACCTACGGTGCGCGACCTTTAAAACGTGCTATCCAACGGGAGTTAGAGAATCCTTTAGCCACAAAAATTCTCGAACAAGCTTTTATGGAAGGGGATACGGTGGTAATTGATTGTCTAGATGAGGTGTTAAGTTTTAGCAAAAAGGAGCTAGAAAAGGAAGAGCAAACATTAGAATTAGCTGTGGTTAACCTCAGTTCGGATTAA
- a CDS encoding IS5-like element ISMae4 family transposase, translating to MFISKIMDYQNLSDEQFKRRFGVYKQTYRKMVESVKSVEADSNSPSKRGPKPKLSIEEQVLVTLEYWREYRTYFHIGTSWELSESTICRIVNKTEKMLLQSGNFRLKGKKALLNQAEIPVITVMDVTETPIERPQKKQKDFLGGKRGYHTLKSQLVADQNTKEIICVFCGKGRGHDFSLFKKSRVRFHPLTTSIEDSGYQGIAAYHSNSYTPKKKSKNRKLTELEKEYNKALAKERIIIEHINRKLKIFKILSCKYRNRRRRYSLRVNLLAAIYNCELGIGIAAS from the coding sequence ATGTTTATTAGCAAAATTATGGATTATCAAAACTTATCAGATGAACAATTCAAACGCCGTTTCGGTGTGTATAAACAAACCTATAGAAAGATGGTAGAATCAGTAAAAAGTGTTGAAGCCGACTCTAATTCACCATCTAAAAGGGGACCGAAACCTAAACTATCTATAGAAGAACAAGTTTTAGTAACGTTAGAATATTGGCGAGAATATAGAACATATTTTCACATTGGTACAAGCTGGGAACTATCAGAATCAACTATATGTCGGATTGTAAATAAGACGGAAAAAATGCTTTTACAATCGGGAAACTTCCGTTTAAAAGGAAAAAAAGCTTTACTCAATCAAGCAGAGATACCGGTCATAACGGTAATGGATGTAACGGAAACTCCCATTGAACGCCCCCAAAAGAAACAGAAAGATTTTTTGGGGGGTAAAAGAGGTTATCATACTTTAAAATCCCAATTAGTAGCTGATCAAAATACAAAGGAAATTATCTGTGTCTTTTGTGGGAAAGGTAGAGGTCATGATTTTAGTTTATTTAAAAAAAGTCGAGTTCGTTTTCATCCTTTAACTACCAGCATAGAAGACAGTGGTTATCAGGGAATAGCTGCATACCATAGTAATAGTTATACACCGAAAAAGAAATCGAAAAATAGAAAATTAACAGAGTTAGAAAAAGAGTATAACAAGGCTTTAGCCAAAGAAAGGATTATCATTGAACATATAAATAGGAAACTCAAAATCTTTAAAATCTTATCCTGTAAATATCGGAATCGTCGTCGAAGATATAGTTTAAGAGTTAACTTGTTGGCGGCTATTTATAACTGTGAGTTAGGGATAGGTATAGCAGCTTCTTAA